The stretch of DNA AGTTGCGATTTGCCACGCGATCGCACCGCAATTATTGGCCTTGCGAAACCGAATAGGGAGTTTGAACGCCTGCATTTATCGCACAATGACTACAACTTTAGTAACAAAAATCCTTCGTTTAATTCCACTGCGGAATTAGTAGAGGAAATGCAATCTGTATTGCAAGGAAAACCATCAGAAATGATGCAATCTGCAATATGGAATGGTGGATTTTACTTGTGGAATTGTGGCGTTTGTCCAGATATGCACTCAGGTATAACCGAAACTAAAAACTTGCTTACTAACGGACAAGCGGCGAAAAAACTCCAAGAAATCCGCGATGCTGTGGCGTCTTTTCAGTTAGTACACCAAGTCTGATATTTCTGGGAGATTAATGATTAATTGAATCTGGATAACACTATATCTATTACTGCACTTATCCTGGCTGGGGGTAAAAGTTCTCGGATGGGACAGGATAAAGCACTGATGCTTTGGAATGGCACACTCATACTTGAGCGAGTTTGTCAAGTAGCAGCTGAGTGTTGTCAGCAAGTTAACATCCTGACTCCTTGGCCCGATCGCTATCAAGCTATTGTGAATAAAAAGTATAAATTTTTACAAGAATCTCGCCCAGGTGAGGGCCCCCTGGTGGGATTGGCTGAGGGACTGGCAGAAATTACGGCTGACTGGATATTACTACTAGCTTGCGATTTGCCTTTGCTAGAGCCAGAAATTCTCCAAAATTGGGTAAGCCAATTATCTCATATACCCCTTCATATTTTAGCTGTCGTACCGCGACGGGCTAATCTTTGGGAACCTTTATGCGCCTTCTACCGCCGCGAAGCTTTACCAGATTTGCATAAATTTATACAAAAAGGCGAACGTTCTTTTCAAGCTTGGCTCAAAGAAATACCCGTACAAGCTATCCCAGTGGGGGAGAAAGAGGCGCGTATGCTGTGGAATTGTAACACTCCCACAGATCTGCAACAAGTAGTTGACTTATATTAGACTAGATTACTCGCTTCCCGCCTAGAGAACACCTGTGAGGGAGCAGAAGGGAATAAAAGTCACAAAAAATATTATAATTCAGAAGAAATTAATCACAAATGCGGTACAATTGACTACCTAAAAAAATACATCTATTATCTGCGTTTATCTGTCTTAATCTGCGGGAAAAATTTCCCCCTATATTCCCACAAACAATATTTTCGCATCTGCCAGCAAATTATCGATTAATGGCGGTAGAAAAGCCTAAAATATCAGAAAGTTTTAGCGTCAAATCTGCTCGGCAGTTCATCGTAACGACGCACTTCTAAAAGGCGATTTCTTTCATCTACCATGACAACTTTAGGGTTGTAATTTTTTAGCTCTTCCGGTGTGAATTGTCCGTAGGTCATGATGATGATGCGATCGCCCTGCATTCCCAGTCGCGCCGCAGCGCCATTGAGTTCAATTGCACCTGAATGGGCAGGTGCAGCGATCGCATAAGTGATAAACCTTTCTCCATTGGCAATATTGACAACTTGCACCTGTTCGTAAGGTAATATCCCCGCAGCGTCCAACAGGGCTTTATCTATACTGATACTCCCCATATAGTTGAGGTTGGATGCCGTGATGGTGCAACTGTGTATTTTGGCTAAAAGGAGCGATCGCTGCATGATTAGGGCGTTGGGGCTAGGGACTGGGGGCTAGAGAGAGTATTTCCAACCCCGAAAAGCTCATATGTTATTCAAGTCTGAATTCCGACTTTTCAGCTACCAGCTTTAATGCACTTTTCGACCAAAGGCGCTACGCGATCGACATCTTGCCAACCCAAAATTTCGACAGACTTCTTCTCTAGATTTTTGTAAGTTTTGAAGAATTCCGCAATTTCTTGCAGGCGGTGCGGCGGGACATCTTGAAGAGACTGAACTTTGGCGTAGCGAGGGTCTTTATCCGGTACGCAGAGAATTTTCTCATCGCGATCGCCTCCGTCGATCATCTCTAGCATCCCGATCGGTCGTGCGGCAATCACACATCCCGGAAAGGTTGGCTCATCCATCATCACCATCCCATCGAGGGGATCGCCATCATCGGCGAGAGTATTGGGCACAAAACCGTAGTCATAGGGGTACTGGACAGAAGAGTATAGCACCCGGTCTAAAGCAAAAGCTTGGAGTTCTTTATCGTACTCGTACTTGTTCTTGCTACCGGCGGTTATCTCAATCAAAACGTTAATCAGACCCGGTTTGGGTTGGGCAGGTATGCGGGATAAGTCCACAGTGGAACTCCTAAGTTTACAGCAAATACGGGGTGAAGCGAACTACACATTTAACGAGTCTCGACAACCCCCGTGTAGCATTCTAGGGGAATATCGGCCACCAAGTCTTCCGTGGGTGCAATTAGTATTAGCGATGGGCAATGTCCACCGTAGCTTCTGGGTTCGCCAGACCGGTACAGACGGCAAATTTACCGTCTGTAAAGTTTTGTGGTGCAGCTTTTGCGTGAGAAAAGTTTAATTCTAGATGCCGTAAAATTAATTGGGCATCTAGGTTTTTACAGTCAAAGCTGTCCCTGAAACGTGGTATCCTTTTCAATCATTCCCTCTGGTTTGGTAGCGGATAGGTTATCTGTTGCAAAACTTCAACCTGGTTTGAAGAGTAGTGAGCTATCACAAAGAGGGGCAACGTCAGGGTTAGCAAAGCTATGACTGTACCCACAATATCTGCCATCCTTGGCGACGGTCGGTCAGGAGAGTTGGCAGCCTGGTCACTTGAGTTCATAAAAGAAGATGCTTTAACTGAATTGTTAACCAATTCAGTTGGAATTACAAACAAGGCGTGGGGCTAATTTAGTCCCACACTTACAATTTTAACAATAGCTTTTCGGGATACTGTTTCCTAGAAAACAATCTCAATGTAAACCTCTCTAAAGATAGAGATCCACGCAGCCAAATTTGCCTGGATCTCTGGTATAGTAAGTATTTTTACACAAACAAAAGCTCAACTAGCGGCCTGCGTAGGCACTCATCGGTTCTTTGATGAAGCGAATGTAAAGATGCCGGAAGGTGGACTGGATCACCCGTGGCAAACCGAAGTCGATCGCTACCAGGGCTTCCGGTAGTTTCCAGTCATTAACCTGGATATCCGCCGGACGTAAGTGAGGAAAGTCGATCGCTGCCAATTCGGGACAAAGCCCCAAGCGCATCGAAGCGGCAGCTGTTGGCACTAAGCTGGGGTCAACGTTGAGGATTTCTAGGATAGCGCGATCGAGCGCAAACACATCCCGCGATGCCGCTAAAAGGCCCAAATACCGAGGTTCTCCACCGCTGGGGCCGTTACCTTCGTGACCGATAATACCATCTAAGATAGTTAAGTCGGGATCGATCGCCCGCGCTGTTTCCACCAACATTTCCCCAAAGCGGTTGGCATCTTTACCTGCTTCCATATGCCACCACGCCTTCATTTTGCCGGGGACGCAACCAAACAGGTTTTTGACGCCCATCGTCATGGTTAGTTGGACGTGAGATTTCAGTTTGGGCAGGTTAATTACCACATCGGCATCCATTGCCTCTTTGGATAGCAGCAGGTGGTTAAATTGCGTACTGACAGTCTCGTACCTCTGTCCGTGGAATTCGACGATCGGCAAATTCAGTTCGTCAATCAGAGGTAAATAACCGTTAGCCTTTGCTACTCCCATCGCACTGCCGAAAGCGGGGCCATCCCCCAAAAAAGGCTTGCCACCGACTGCTTGTACCATTTGTGCAACGCAGTAAACCAGTTCGGGGCGAGTGACGCACTCTTTGGTAGGGCGCGAACCTGTGAGTAAATTAGGTTTGAGCAAAACGCGATCGCCCGGTTTGACAAACGAGGTTATTCCCCCCAGCGGTTCCAGCAGAGTTTCTAGAGACGATCGCAAGGAACGCAGGTCGTAAGAAGTAGCCTGGATCAAACTAACAGCTGGTGGCATTTTCTCGATCTCTCCAAAGTTATATTTTATACAAGCACGCTTACCGTCCGCTGCGAGTCAATGCGGTGACGCGCTCGGAATTGGGAAAAACACCTTCACCTTCAAGTTGAGACAGGGGAGGCTTAATCTCTACTTTGATCACTTCGGCTGTACGGATAACAACGGTTTGATCTCGCAGATGCAGAGTAAATAAAGGTTTTTCTAACACGCTCTGCATTTGTTGCTGGAATTCTTCTGGCGACACAGGGATATTAAAGGCTTCTGTCTGACCGTGGATGTAGTGAAAAGTCAGCTGAGTATAGCCAGGGGGAATGGACATGGTAAAAATCTCCTGATTGATTGTCACTGACAGACTGCTTGAATTGCAGTAGCTGCTAAGGGCTATAGCGCCGCTTTACTCATCTTGACAGAACCCATCCCAATCAGCAAGATTTCTAGACCGTGTTTCCCGTTAATTCATCGGCTCCCGATTAATAATTGGATAAATAACATCTTCTCTTCTTACGTTCCAGAAAATTTAGGAGTTGGCTGTTAAACTCAAAAATTTGCTTATTAATTATATCCACCCGCAAGTTTTTATTTTCCTGACAACCCACGCGATCGCACATTAACTGCTCAGCTGCTACGCTTACATACAAACGTTCATTTTCAAATTCTTCATTTTTTATGACATGATTTTCTTCTTCAATTTCTTGTTCCACGATTAAGACATTTTTATAGAGATTGCCAACAATCTGTTGGCCTTCTTTGGTAACTTCTAAATGATGCAGTGCTGCTTGGATGAGAGGATACACAACTTTCCAGAAAAACTTTGGATAGCCAGCACGCAATTCTCCGAAATGACGATAGCCCAAACTTTTATTAGCTCCTGTTTCTTCAAATTCGTAAAACAGTGCCGGCATTTTTTCCAAGTAGTGCGGATCGCTCAATTGGCCGATTAAATCGGCAGCGCGAACTAAACCGGGATAGTTAACTGTATCTTGATAATATTCATCATGAGGCACCGGGAAACGGGTCATTTCAATGTTTTGTTTTATTATTTCGATATCAATCAGATAATGATCGGAAAAACGATCTTCAAAGAAAGTTTTTCCTCTATCTACATGGTAGCTAGTGAGGCTGGCATCAGTGGAACCTGCTGGCAGAAAAATCATCTCGCCATTTATTCCCTTGTCATAGAATCTTTCCTTTGGTCTGTCTTGCAGGCAGACTCCCTTGACATAGCCAATGTCATGAAATAACAACGAAATGATGACGTGCAACCAGTCTTCACAAGACACGCTACCATAGCGAATATGCTTGCCCCGCAAAATTTCCTGTCCCGTAAAGGTCGCCAGAATGGTGTGTTCGACGTTGTGATAAAGAGCGTTACTATTAGCAATATTTTCCAAAGCCATGCTGGCAAACCAACCAATCAGGTCAGCATATTCTGGTTTGAGGTTGCCGTAAGTGCGGCGGTAACCTGCTTGCAGGCGTTCAACGCAGGTATTGATTATGCTTTCTGTGAGACTGAACATCGCTATTTCTCTGATACAATCTAAGTTCAGCAAATGTATTCAACTAAGGGAGTCAAATTTTACAGGCTCTGGTTTTATGCGAAGACTCTTTTTATCGTAAATAACCAGGTGAAACAGGATTTTATTGTGGATTTATTAAAATCGCTTGTAGCCTCATTGTTTATGTACCATGTCCAAATTGATAACAACTATCATTAGTTTGCCACTATTTTCCGGATAGAGTAACCAAAAAAACTCATAAATTTAGCTTGATTTGGCAACTTGGCACGGCTTTCTAAAAGAAATTGTTCGCATGAAAATTTTATTAGCTCATGAAACCTCATGAAACCTCATAAAAACCAGGCTTCTTTGATAGAGTTATGCTTTGTATAGAATCATAAAAGTTGGTGAAAAAATAAATATGGATGTTAAGAAAGCGTTAGAGTTTGTTGATGACTTAATTTATACCAAAACTGGCAAACACCTAAACGATCTGGAAAGGCAAGTTTTTATTGGGTCTTGGCAAGGACAGACCTACGAGGAGATATACCCTTTTAATCCGGAATATGTAGAGAAATATGTTGGCTACAAGTTATGGCAGAAACTTTCTAGTGTTTTGGGAGAAAAAGTTAGCAAAAAAAAGTTTAGAGGTGCCTTAGAAAGAGCGATCGAGCGCGTCAGCGCCACCAAGAACACTGACCCGCCACATGAAGACAAGAAAAGAACAAGGGAGGATGAAAGCAAGGAAGTTAAAATTAAGAGAGTTTTTATCAGTTACCGCAGCCAGGAGCCAGACTTTAATCTAGCAGGACAACTTTATGAAGCTATTTCTGCGGCTGGACATAAAGCGTTTATGGCTAATATGGCAGGATTTTCTCCCCAGGATCGAAATCCCGACACAGACTGGCTTTCTCAAATCGATTTAGAATTGCAGCAGTGCGATTATTTTTTGCTGCTGTTATCTCCACAAGCTGCGGTTAGCGAAATGGTAATTGAGGAGTTGCGACGTGTTAAAGAGTTGCGCGATTCTCGTCGAGAGAGTAAGCCGATTGCATTACAGTTGAGGATCGATTGTCCGCCAAACTTACAGCTAAATCACGATTTACGCACTTACCTGCACGGAACTCGACAACGGGAATGGGTTTCACCAAATGACACTCCAATTATTATACAAGAAATTCTCAACTTATTGGCAAATAATGAAGACTGGGGAATTGCAAGTACAGAAGAATCAGAAATAGATATTGTAGAGACAATTAATGAAACATCTGTACAATCCCAAATCCCAAATCCCAAATCCCAAATCCCTTCGCCTCTGCCAGTTGCAGAACCTGAATTACCCAGCGGTCAAGTTCGTTTGGATTCTGCATTTTATGTAGAGCGATTTCCCTATGAAGCTCAATGTTATAAGGCGATTTTACAGCCAGGAGCGTTAATTAGAATTAAAGCTCCCAGACAAATGGGGAAAACATCGCTGATGGCGAGAATTCTTTCTCAAGCAAAGGAACATGGATATCGCACAGTCCCGCTGAGCTTTCAGCACGCAGATACAAATGTTTTTAATAATTTGAATGAACTGTTGCGGTGGTTTTGTGTTAAAATTTCGCGCAAGTTGCGGTTGCATCGCCAAATAGATGATTATTGGACTGATACTTATGGGAGCAAAGATAATTGTACTGTTTTCTTTGAAGATTGTATTTTACCGGAGATAGATAGCCCTTTATTATTGGGTTTGGATGAAGTCGATCGCGTTTTTCAATATCCCCATATTGCTGATGATTTTTTTGGGTTGCTGCGTGCGTGGTACGAAGAAGCTGGCTATAGCGATAGCGACAGCGCTCTCTGGGAAAAATTGCGCTTAGTGGTTGTACATTCAACCGAAGTTTACATTCCGCTGAATGTCAATCAATCGCCGTTTAATGTGGGTTTGCCAATTGAACTATCCGAGTTTAACCAACAGCAAGTGAAAGACTTAGCGATGCGACACGGATTGAATTGGCAAGCAAATCACATCGAACGATTGATGAGTATTGTGGGAGGACATCCTTATTTAGTCAGATTAGCATTATATCATATTGCACAGCAGCAATTAACGCTAGATGAATTAATAGAAAGTGCGCCTACTGAGGCAGGAATTTACGGCGATCATCTGCGGCGACATTTGTGGAATTTGCAAGAACATCCAGACTTGGCATCTGCATTTAGCAAGGTGGTAACAAGCAGCATATCTGTCGATTTGGAGTCGGTTTTGGCGTTTAAATTGCACAGTTTGGGGTTAGTGCAATTGCACGGAAATGAGGTGAAGCCTCGGTTTGAGTTGTATAGGCAATATTTTGGCGATCGACTTTCTATTAAAGGTTAAAAATAAGGAGTATCAAAAATCTTGCTTCCATTTGAATTCATTGTCACTGGTTCACCAGTTTCTCTGCAAACAAACAATCGGACTCTGTTGCAAAATTGGAAAGCAAAAGTCCGTCAAGCTGCGCTCGATCGCTTACCAGTCGGAGCATCACCAATTATTACTCCAGTTCGGGTTATTATCGCTCACTACTATAAGCGTCAACCACCCGATATAGATAACATCATAAAACCAATTATAGATGGTTTGAATTTAGTAGTTTATGCTGATGACAAACAAGTGACAGATCTCATAGTAAAACGACGTAACTTAAAAAGTTTGGTTAATGTTCAGACAATCCCCGCGATTATCGCTCAAGCCTTTGCCAATGACGAACCTTTTGTGTATGTTAAAATTGATGTAGCATCCGAACCATTTGAGTTATAAAAATGAATAAACAGTTAGAAACTTTGGCAGTCAAGACAATTGCAGAAATTAGTGATAACTATAGGCAACAGGGTTATCAAGTATTGATAAAATCCCGTGGAATAAACTTGGATGAATTTCTCTATAACGAAAATATAGATTTCATTGTTCATGCCGAACAAGGAGCGGTTATTGTGGCATTGAAACCTTGTTTAAACGGCTCAAATAATCAAAGATATCGAGAGCAAATAGCGCACTTGTATGATTATCCAGTGCGAGATTCATACGATATAAAGTTTTATCTGGCGAGAGCATTAGAAATTATAGAAATGGGCGGTTTTGATTCGGCTATTTGTTCTGGTGTGTTCATCGCTGAAGCAGTAATGCGAATGGTTGCCGAACAACATTCTATTGATTTTGAGATTCAAGAACCAACAACTCTGGCTCAAACATTCTTTGCTTATGGTTTAATTTCA from Aerosakkonema funiforme FACHB-1375 encodes:
- a CDS encoding molybdenum cofactor guanylyltransferase; protein product: MNLDNTISITALILAGGKSSRMGQDKALMLWNGTLILERVCQVAAECCQQVNILTPWPDRYQAIVNKKYKFLQESRPGEGPLVGLAEGLAEITADWILLLACDLPLLEPEILQNWVSQLSHIPLHILAVVPRRANLWEPLCAFYRREALPDLHKFIQKGERSFQAWLKEIPVQAIPVGEKEARMLWNCNTPTDLQQVVDLY
- the panD gene encoding aspartate 1-decarboxylase; protein product: MQRSLLLAKIHSCTITASNLNYMGSISIDKALLDAAGILPYEQVQVVNIANGERFITYAIAAPAHSGAIELNGAAARLGMQGDRIIIMTYGQFTPEELKNYNPKVVMVDERNRLLEVRRYDELPSRFDAKTF
- a CDS encoding inorganic diphosphatase, coding for MDLSRIPAQPKPGLINVLIEITAGSKNKYEYDKELQAFALDRVLYSSVQYPYDYGFVPNTLADDGDPLDGMVMMDEPTFPGCVIAARPIGMLEMIDGGDRDEKILCVPDKDPRYAKVQSLQDVPPHRLQEIAEFFKTYKNLEKKSVEILGWQDVDRVAPLVEKCIKAGS
- a CDS encoding DUF362 domain-containing protein — translated: MPPAVSLIQATSYDLRSLRSSLETLLEPLGGITSFVKPGDRVLLKPNLLTGSRPTKECVTRPELVYCVAQMVQAVGGKPFLGDGPAFGSAMGVAKANGYLPLIDELNLPIVEFHGQRYETVSTQFNHLLLSKEAMDADVVINLPKLKSHVQLTMTMGVKNLFGCVPGKMKAWWHMEAGKDANRFGEMLVETARAIDPDLTILDGIIGHEGNGPSGGEPRYLGLLAASRDVFALDRAILEILNVDPSLVPTAAASMRLGLCPELAAIDFPHLRPADIQVNDWKLPEALVAIDFGLPRVIQSTFRHLYIRFIKEPMSAYAGR
- a CDS encoding Npun_R2479 family HD domain-containing metalloprotein, encoding MFSLTESIINTCVERLQAGYRRTYGNLKPEYADLIGWFASMALENIANSNALYHNVEHTILATFTGQEILRGKHIRYGSVSCEDWLHVIISLLFHDIGYVKGVCLQDRPKERFYDKGINGEMIFLPAGSTDASLTSYHVDRGKTFFEDRFSDHYLIDIEIIKQNIEMTRFPVPHDEYYQDTVNYPGLVRAADLIGQLSDPHYLEKMPALFYEFEETGANKSLGYRHFGELRAGYPKFFWKVVYPLIQAALHHLEVTKEGQQIVGNLYKNVLIVEQEIEEENHVIKNEEFENERLYVSVAAEQLMCDRVGCQENKNLRVDIINKQIFEFNSQLLNFLERKKRRCYLSNY
- a CDS encoding AAA-like domain-containing protein, with the protein product MDVKKALEFVDDLIYTKTGKHLNDLERQVFIGSWQGQTYEEIYPFNPEYVEKYVGYKLWQKLSSVLGEKVSKKKFRGALERAIERVSATKNTDPPHEDKKRTREDESKEVKIKRVFISYRSQEPDFNLAGQLYEAISAAGHKAFMANMAGFSPQDRNPDTDWLSQIDLELQQCDYFLLLLSPQAAVSEMVIEELRRVKELRDSRRESKPIALQLRIDCPPNLQLNHDLRTYLHGTRQREWVSPNDTPIIIQEILNLLANNEDWGIASTEESEIDIVETINETSVQSQIPNPKSQIPSPLPVAEPELPSGQVRLDSAFYVERFPYEAQCYKAILQPGALIRIKAPRQMGKTSLMARILSQAKEHGYRTVPLSFQHADTNVFNNLNELLRWFCVKISRKLRLHRQIDDYWTDTYGSKDNCTVFFEDCILPEIDSPLLLGLDEVDRVFQYPHIADDFFGLLRAWYEEAGYSDSDSALWEKLRLVVVHSTEVYIPLNVNQSPFNVGLPIELSEFNQQQVKDLAMRHGLNWQANHIERLMSIVGGHPYLVRLALYHIAQQQLTLDELIESAPTEAGIYGDHLRRHLWNLQEHPDLASAFSKVVTSSISVDLESVLAFKLHSLGLVQLHGNEVKPRFELYRQYFGDRLSIKG
- a CDS encoding RusA family crossover junction endodeoxyribonuclease, giving the protein MLPFEFIVTGSPVSLQTNNRTLLQNWKAKVRQAALDRLPVGASPIITPVRVIIAHYYKRQPPDIDNIIKPIIDGLNLVVYADDKQVTDLIVKRRNLKSLVNVQTIPAIIAQAFANDEPFVYVKIDVASEPFEL